One Bos taurus isolate L1 Dominette 01449 registration number 42190680 breed Hereford chromosome 3, ARS-UCD2.0, whole genome shotgun sequence DNA window includes the following coding sequences:
- the RBM44 gene encoding RNA-binding protein 44 isoform X3 — protein MQATAVVETASNKGYNNNGRNIQKDEPSHHKKENLLSPNGCKEAKLTFLNDYYDSLALEKRANDKEISNIDKIDLLEPSFTMSPDTNIESAHSQSSEFEDNIDYAFLNETYTIHYSESKLKSESLIHLNSELDSEMQKREEVFFDILEHQGDKITDLERIYKISYDDYKKTAEDVQKPDIDEDSQQEYHSAEEQECINNHLSFDQAKTLDIPNLEVLGLRNSGCEVKCVSNLEDSHVKLESNSSISLDSVDVYGQEDSPSVSKLQNSVTLRAFHEPKYEKCKEQGTSLMLHTVLDEIILRSSHLEHKESESKGFLNPQKALKTKIYTHKVNPQLTESKDSIGNVIVEDKMLQHLDNPGTLPQDKHLETLLQPCKDCQTSSVFDDSVISASGYSHYESLQSTPNPALDVSITLPRSAIRGNQAVEESGSLKVANGNTISKAHFHNMEGPCPKSETDAAGCTVTVDQTVDVSTDFRACFTASRATSARSSVVSTSSNTEITMMNKKRPSEWQSEKQRSVACNTDWSYIQDTEDPQMAMTKGPTGKSLSVDNLKPNGNVLNKDSLELKTFEFTDLKKHSERESQLPKEVEKNLPSKCCQQIMQRAIQAESHLLNVHYQLCHRHCSDIYRLVMEDREGLNRNLSSNSTRKELGSALLSVLGDLKVRYMNLKEKINKGIPLEELPPLSIESRLLSAFSTFASRLMKEESHIFSGADSELDNQSTRDVGSSSLKKTLSQTSLLLDNGHPKQDKSPEEGGLKNGDINVDLSQLKLDDKDCKNYREVSEDWFDAKENLTGADFSGIQENQIEQDKGDPKFTLAEIKNVEPLRKDKGYLMHVGGLCPSVSEADLRSYFQKYEISDISIYDSSPNYSVLKYSF, from the exons ATGCAAGCCACTGCAGTGGTTGAGACAGCTTCTAATAAAGGCTACAACAATAATGGAAGAAACATTCAGAAAG atgagccttctcatcataagaaagaaaatttgttATCTCCTAATGGTTGTAAAGAAGCCAAATTGACTTTTCTTAATGATTACTATGATTCCTTGGCATTAGAAAAAAGAGCTAATGATAAAGAAATCAGCAATATTGACAAAATAGATTTATTGGAGCCATCTTTTACCATGAGTCCAGATACTAACATAGAGAGTGCTCACTCTCAGTCAAGTGAATTTGAAGATAATATTGACTATGCTTTCCTGAATGAAACCTACACTATACATTATTCAGAGTCAAAACTAAAGAGTGAAAGTCTTATTCATTTAAATTCAGAGTTagattctgaaatgcagaaaAGAGAAGAGGTGTTTTTTGATATTTTGGAACATCAAGGTGATAAGATTACTGACTTGGAAAGAATCTACAAGATTTCATATGATGATTATAAAAAAACTGCTGAAGATGTGCAAAAGCCTGATATAGATGAAGACTCACAGCAGGAATATCACAGTGCAGAAGAACAAGAGTGTATAAATAACCATTTATCATTTGACCAGGCAAAAACATTAGACATACCTAATCTGGAAGTTTTGGGATTAAGAAATTCAGGCTGTGAAGTTAAATGTGTTAGCAATCTAGAAGACAGTCATGTTAAATTGGAAAGTAATTCCAGCATCTCTTTAGATTCAGTTGATGTTTATGGACAAGAAGATTCACCTAGTGTCTCCAAACTTCAGAATTCTGTTACGTTAAGAGCATTTCATGAACCTAAATATGAAAAGTGTAAGGAACAAGGGACTAGTTTAATGCTTCACACTGTATTGGATGAAATTATACTCAGGAGTAGTCATCTTGAACACAAGGAATCTGAATCTAAGGGTTTCCTAAACCCTCAAAAagcattaaaaactaaaatttatacTCACAAAGTGAACCCTCAATTAACTGAAAGTAAAGATTCTATTGGAAATGTAATTGTTGAGGACAAAATGTTACAGCACCTTGATAATCCAGGCACATTGCCTCAGGACAAACATTTAGAGACATTACTCCAGCCTTGTAAAGATTGTCAGACTTCCTCTGTTTTTGATGATTCAGTAATTTCTGCCTCTGGGTATTCACATTATGAAAGCCTACAAAGCACCCCTAACCCAGCCTTAGATGTTTCTATTACTCTACCAAGGTCTGCAATCAGAGGTAATCAGGCAGTAGAAGAAAGTGGCTCCCTAAAAGTCGCTAATGGCAATACCATCAGTAAAGCACACTTTCACAATATGGAAGGACCGTGTCCCAAATCAGAGACAGATGCAGCAGGTTGTACAGTCACAGTTGATCAGACGGTGGATGTTAGCACTGACTTCAGGGCTTGTTTCACAGCAAGCAGGGCAACAAGTGCAAGATCGTCTGTAGTATCCACATCAAGCAACACAGAGATAACAATGATGAATAAAAAACGGCCTAGTGAATGGCAAAGTGAGAAACAAAGAAGTGTGGCTTGTAACACAGATTGGTCATACATTCAAGATACTGAAGACCCACAGATGGCTATGACAAAAGGGCCCACAGGGAAATCTCTCTCTGTTGACAATTTAAAACCTAATGGAAATGTCCTAAATAAG GATTCCCTGGAGTTAAAAACATTTGAGTTCACAGACTTAAAGAAACATTCTGAAAG ggaATCTCAGCTTCCTAAAGAGGTAGAGAAGAATTTGCCATCGAAGTGCTGTCAGCAGATAATGCAGAGAGCCATCCAGGCCGAGTCGCACCTTTTAAATGTTCACTATCAGTTGTGCCATCGCCACTGCAGCGATATTTACAGACTTGTGATGGAAGATAGGGAAGGACTAAACAG GAATTTATCAAGTAATTCTACTAGGAAGGAATTAGGATCAGCACTGCTGTCGGTTTTAGGAGACTTGAAAGTTAGATACATGAATTTGAAAGAGAAGATAAACAAGGGTATACCACTGGAAGAACTGCCTCCCTTGTCAATAGAATCAAGATTATTATCTGCCTTCTCTACTTTTGCTTCCAGG CTGATGAAAGAAGAGTCACATAT CTTTTCAGGAGCAGATTCTGAACTAGATAATCAAAGTACACGTGATGTTGGTTCTTCTAGCCTAAAGAAGACACTCTCTcaa ACATCTCTGTTACTTGACAATGGTCATCCTAAACAAGATAAATCACCCGAAGAGGGTGGTTTAAAAAATGGTGATATAAATGTAGACTTGAGTCAACTAAAACTTGATGATAAAG ACTGCAAAAATTACCGAGAAGTAAGTGAAGACTGGTTCGATGCTAAAGAGAACCTGACTGGAGCAGACTTCTCAGGAATACAAGAAAATCAGATAGAACAAGACAAAGGGGACCCGAAGTTTACACTCG cagaaataaagaatgtGGAGCCCTTACGAAAAGATAAAGGTTACTTGATGCACGTTGGTGGCCTCTGCCCTTCAGTGTCTGAG GCTGATTTAAGGTCTTATTTCCAGAAATACGAAATTTCTGACATTTCAATTTATGATTCTTCTCCTAATTACAG tgttcttAAGTATTCTTTCTGA